GGCTCAACAATTCGATTCCCATCCTCACCCGGTAATAACCCACGTGTTAATCCAGTAGAAATATATGTAGTAGCCAATTCCGCCAGTTCATTATCATCCGCGCTACCAGAGGAAACAGCCGCAAACGGAATAAATTCATCATCAAGTATTCTTGCAAGCGATAACGCTGCCTCGTCCCGGGCCGTTCGAGTTAAAATCCAAACGCGATCTTGGGACCCGATATTCATCCCCTGCTCATAAGGAACGGCACCAACCAATTTGTCGACACCTTCCACAGCAACTAACCCAACAGCTTTCATTTCACCGAAACAAGCTAGAATAACGCGTCCTTCGCCAATTGTCGCTTGCGCAAGAAGGCGGGCTGTTTCTTCAATGGAATCTTCATTATTTCCTATAATTCGTTGCAATAAACCGCTAATTTGTGTCGTTAACATCTTCATAGCAAGCACCTCCACGTCCATTATAGGTACAAAACCGAGCAATTGTAAAATGAAGCATAATAATTATGTAAGTTCTTCCAAACGCGAACATATTAACCAATTTTAAATTTTCTGTGTATAATTATGAGATAAATAGAGGGTATTTGATACTAGGTGTCAAATACTACTAGAATCTAAACTTATAAAAATTATGTATGTATAGAGAGGAGGCCAATATATGAGAAGTATACTGATTGTCGATGACCAACCAGGAATTCGATTATTACTTGAAGAATTGTTTCGAAGAGAAAACTACTCAGTAAGGCTAGCAAAAAATGGGGTGGATGCTTTCAAGAAAATTGAAGCGGAACAACCCGATTGCGTACTCCTGGATATGAAAATGGCGGGTATCGACGGAACGGAAGTATTAAAAAGAATAAAAAAGGAGTGGCCTGCAGTTCCGGTTGTCATGATGACCGCGTACGGTGAATTGGAAACAATAGAAGAAGTGCTAGCCCTTGGAGCGGAAAAATATTTTACGAAACCGTTTGACATTTATGAGGTTCGAGACAGCGTCAATGCGATAATTGGTGGTTGACAGACCGGGCAGTGGCAAACACTGCCTGATTTTGATATGATAATAAACGTATGTAGGATTACATTTACATAATCAATAAACAAATTAATCAAATTGTTTATTATTCTGAAGGAGGAATAATCATGGCACTTGTTTCGATGAAAGAAATGATGATTAAAGGTAAAAAAGAAGGCTATGCAATTGGTCAGTTCAACCTGAACAACTTAGAATATACGCAAGCAATTTTGCAGGCGGCAGAAGAAGAAAAATCCCCTGTTATTCTCGGGGTTTCAGAAGGCGCAGCTCGTTACATGGGCGGTTACACGACAGTTGTGAACATGGTTAAAGGACTTATGCACGAATACAAAACAACGGTGCCTGTTGCAATCCATTTGGATCACGGTACTAGCTTTGAAAGCTGTAAAGCAGCTATCGACGCAGGATTTACTTCTGTCATGATTGACGCTTCATCCAAGCCGCTTGAAGAAAACATTGAAATTACAAATACAGTTGTTGAATATGCACATGAACACGGTGTATCTGTCGAAGCTGAACTCGGCGTTGTTGGAGGAGAAGAAGACGACATCATCGCAGACGGCGTTATTTATGCAGATCCAGCTGAATGTAAAGAGCTTGTTGAAAAAACGAATATTGACTGCCTAGCGCCAGCACTTGGATCCGTTCACGGTCCTTATAAAGGCGAGCCGAACTTAGGATTCGAAGAAATGGAAATCATTTCAAAGCAGTCTGACTTACCACTTGTCTTACACGGCGGAACAGGTATCCCGCTTAAAGATATTCAACGTGCGATTTCATTAGGTACTGCGAAAATCAACGTGAATACAGAAAGCCAAATCCAGGGAACAAAAGCGGTTCGCGATTTCCTTGCATCAGATACAGAAGCTTATGATCCAAGAAAATATCTAGCACCAATGCGTGACGCGATTAAAGCAACAGTTATCGGGAAAATGCGCGAATTCGGAAGTTCACAAAAAGCATAATATAAGTAAAGAGGAGAAGCATTTCCGCACACGGTGAATGCGTTCTCCTTCTTTAACATTGACTTGGAGGAATATATAATGAAGTTTTTTATTGATACGGCAAACTTTGAAGAAATTAAAGAAGCACATAGCTGGGGAATTATTTCTGGAGTTACAACAAACCCATCACTCGTAGCAAAAGAAGACGTTCCATTCCATGAAAGACTGCGCCAAATCACAGAACTCGTTGACAGTTCAGTAAGTGCAGAAGTTATTTCACTCGATGCTGAAGGCATGTTGAAAGAAGGACGCGAGCTTGCAAAAATCGCTCCGAATATCACAGTGAAACTTCCAATGACACCTGAAGGACTAAAAGCATGTTCAGTATTCGCCGCAGAGGGTATTAAAACAAACGTAACACTGATTTTCAGTGCCAATCAAGCACTACTGGCTGCTCGTGCAGGCGCTACATACGTGTCTCCGTTCCTAGGCAGACTCGATGATATCGGACAAGACGGCATGGACCTAATCGAAACAATCGCAAATATCTTTGTGATTCACGACATTAAATCAGAAATTATTGCAGCGTCCATCCGCAGTCCTCAACATATTACAGATGCGGCACTAGCAGGTGCGCATATTGCAACAACACCATTTAATGTACTAAAACAATTGTTCAACCACCCGTTGACTGATAAAGGAATCGAAGCATTTTTAGCGGATTGGGAAAGCAGAAAGAATAAATAAGTAATGCCATAGGGGTGGAGCGACATGGACGTTTATAAAATTCAAGGCGGTAAACCGCTTCAAGGTACAATTTCAGTAAGTGGAGCGAAGAATAGCGCGGTCGCTCTCATTCCAGCATCAATCTTGGCAGATTCACCCGTCACACTCGAAGGACTACCGGAAATCTCCGACGTTCTGACTTTACAAGCGCTTCTCGAAGATATTGGCGGGAAAGTAGAATTAGACGGTAAAACAATGGTCATTGATCCTAGCGAAATCATTTCAATGCCGCTGCCAAACGGAAATGTGAAAAAGCTCCGTGCTTCGTACTATTTAATGGGTGCGATGCTCGGGCGTTTTAAGCATGCCGCAATTGGATTGCCAGGTGGATGTCACCTCGGTCCACGTCCAATTGACCAACATATTAAAGGATTCGAAGCGCTCGGCGCGACAGTCACAAATGAACACGGTGCAATTTATTTACGCGCGAAAGAATTACGCGGCGCCAAAATTTATTTGGACGTTGTCAGCGTCGGCGCGACGATTAATATAATGCTAGCAGCCGTTCTTGCAAAAGGGCGGACAACGATTGAGAACGCTGCAAAAGAACCGGAAATCATTGATGTCGCGACATTATTATCCAATATGGGCGCGAAAATCAAAGGAGCCGGCACGAATATCATTCGGATTGACGGCGTTGAAAAATTGCATGGGACGCGCCACACAATTATTCCGGACCGCATTGAAGCCGGCACATTCATGATTATGGCAGCTGCGGCTGGAGACGGCGTTACCATCGACAACGTCATTCCTTTTCACGTAGAAGCGTTAACTTCGAAGCTTCGTGAAATGGGTGTGGATATCGTTGAGAAAGACGAACAGATTTTTATTCCAAAAACAAAGAAACTGCAAGCGGTCGATGTGAAAACGCTTGTCTATCCCGGATTTCCGACGGATTTGCAACAACCTTTTTCAGTGCTTCTGACTCAAGCGGTTGGTTCGTCAATGATTACCGATACCGTATATTCCGCAAGGTTTAAGCATATTGATGAAATTGGACGGATGAGCGCGACTGCGCGTGTCGAAGGCAGATCGGCAATTCTGTCTGGCCCAACACCGTTAGAAGCGGCAACCGTTCGCGCATCAGATCTTCGAGCAGGCGCGGCCCTCGTACTTGCGGGTTTATTGGCTGACGGCGAAACTGAAATTCGGGATATTCACCACATTGAACGCGGATACAGTTCTCTTATTGAAAAATTACAAGGACTCGGCGCGGAAATCAGC
This genomic window from Sporosarcina sp. Marseille-Q4063 contains:
- a CDS encoding response regulator, translating into MRSILIVDDQPGIRLLLEELFRRENYSVRLAKNGVDAFKKIEAEQPDCVLLDMKMAGIDGTEVLKRIKKEWPAVPVVMMTAYGELETIEEVLALGAEKYFTKPFDIYEVRDSVNAIIGG
- a CDS encoding class II fructose-bisphosphate aldolase gives rise to the protein MALVSMKEMMIKGKKEGYAIGQFNLNNLEYTQAILQAAEEEKSPVILGVSEGAARYMGGYTTVVNMVKGLMHEYKTTVPVAIHLDHGTSFESCKAAIDAGFTSVMIDASSKPLEENIEITNTVVEYAHEHGVSVEAELGVVGGEEDDIIADGVIYADPAECKELVEKTNIDCLAPALGSVHGPYKGEPNLGFEEMEIISKQSDLPLVLHGGTGIPLKDIQRAISLGTAKINVNTESQIQGTKAVRDFLASDTEAYDPRKYLAPMRDAIKATVIGKMREFGSSQKA
- a CDS encoding UDP-N-acetylglucosamine 1-carboxyvinyltransferase — encoded protein: MDVYKIQGGKPLQGTISVSGAKNSAVALIPASILADSPVTLEGLPEISDVLTLQALLEDIGGKVELDGKTMVIDPSEIISMPLPNGNVKKLRASYYLMGAMLGRFKHAAIGLPGGCHLGPRPIDQHIKGFEALGATVTNEHGAIYLRAKELRGAKIYLDVVSVGATINIMLAAVLAKGRTTIENAAKEPEIIDVATLLSNMGAKIKGAGTNIIRIDGVEKLHGTRHTIIPDRIEAGTFMIMAAAAGDGVTIDNVIPFHVEALTSKLREMGVDIVEKDEQIFIPKTKKLQAVDVKTLVYPGFPTDLQQPFSVLLTQAVGSSMITDTVYSARFKHIDEIGRMSATARVEGRSAILSGPTPLEAATVRASDLRAGAALVLAGLLADGETEIRDIHHIERGYSSLIEKLQGLGAEISKVKISESASIRD
- a CDS encoding DUF2529 family protein; its protein translation is MKMLTTQISGLLQRIIGNNEDSIEETARLLAQATIGEGRVILACFGEMKAVGLVAVEGVDKLVGAVPYEQGMNIGSQDRVWILTRTARDEAALSLARILDDEFIPFAAVSSGSADDNELAELATTYISTGLTRGLLPGEDGNRIVEPQALAGLFIYEAVKISYDEMVLED
- the fsa gene encoding fructose-6-phosphate aldolase, giving the protein MKFFIDTANFEEIKEAHSWGIISGVTTNPSLVAKEDVPFHERLRQITELVDSSVSAEVISLDAEGMLKEGRELAKIAPNITVKLPMTPEGLKACSVFAAEGIKTNVTLIFSANQALLAARAGATYVSPFLGRLDDIGQDGMDLIETIANIFVIHDIKSEIIAASIRSPQHITDAALAGAHIATTPFNVLKQLFNHPLTDKGIEAFLADWESRKNK